In one Gossypium hirsutum isolate 1008001.06 chromosome D09, Gossypium_hirsutum_v2.1, whole genome shotgun sequence genomic region, the following are encoded:
- the LOC121220810 gene encoding uncharacterized protein, with the protein MAAGTMATAAGAAVILYYVWLKKSVAKDGVDGGEEGEDLLKSSRSLKKRIARRPAQAPATWLEAIATISETLRFTYSETLGKWPIGDLAFGINYLMRRQGNLQVASVYAGNNCVELKGQEIKEELNKLLRLLTLCMFFSKKPFPVFLDFAGYSEEDVLLHKPKAGLMKPAFTIIRDKDSKCFLLLIRGTHSIKDTLTAATGAVVPFHHSVLHDGGISNLVLGYAHCGMVAAARWIAKLAASCLLKALSEYPDYQVKIVGHSLGGGTAALLTYILREQKEFASSTCFTFAPAACMTWDLAESGKHFITTIINGSDLVPTFSAASVDDLRTEVTASSWLNDLRDQVERTRVLNVVYRSATALGSRLPSIASAKARVAGAGAGALLRPVTSSTKVVMKGAQNVAQAVVRSRSSLSSWSCMGPRCRNVGPALNAKGDDMTEASVVSERSSEAFVTEGDTIDPVQTSVECNSGGGCGGSGCDDTDEDEPLITMDRVITTSTVDEITGGELWYELEKELKRRASEVDLQARAEEAAVAKEITEEETVIADTSSESKKTVSSSDALENHQFYPPGRIMHIVSIPSLDPSGKLDDDDGDGDGDGSNDERVGIYETPRELYSKIRLSRTMINDHYMPMYKKMMELLISELQKDEASNY; encoded by the exons ATGGCAGCGGGGACAATGGCCACGGCGGCAGGGGCGGCGGTGATACTTTATTACGTCTGGTTAAAGAAATCGGTGGCTAAAGACGGCGTCGACGGCGGAGAAGAAGGTGAAGATTTATTAAAATCGAGCAGATCGTTGAAGAAGAGAATAGCAAGAAGACCGGCTCAAGCGCCCGCAACATGGCTCGAAGCCATCGCCACGATATCGGAGACTCTGAGATTCACTTACTCGGAAACTCTTGGCAAATGGCCGATCGGCGATTTGGCTTTTGGCATTAATTATCTTATGCGGAGACAG ggaaATTTGCAAGTGGCTAGTGTATATGCGGGAAACAATTGTGTGGAATTAAAGGGGCAAGAGATTAAAGAAGAGTTAAATAAGCTTTTAAGATTGTTAACTCTCTGTATGTTTTTCTCAAAGAAGCCATTTCCAGTGTTTTTAGACTTTGCCGGTTATTCAGAGGAAGACGTTCTTCTTCATAAACCCAAAGCTGGG CTTATGAAGCCAGCTTTCACAATTATACGTGATAAAGACTCAAAGTGCTTCCTCCTATTGATTCGTGGCACTCATAGCATTAAAGATACACTAACAGCAGCAACTGGTGCGGTGGTGCCTTTCCACCATTCAGTTTTACATGATGGTGGAATTAGCAACCTTGTTTTAGGATATGCACACTGTGGAATGGTTGCTGCAGCTCGTTGGATTGCAAAGCTTGCTGCTTCTTGCTTGCTCAAGGCTCTCAGTGAATATCCTGACTATCAAGTTAAG ATAGTTGGGCATTCACTTGGAGGTGGAACAGCGGCATTATTAACATACATTCTTCGGGAACAGAAAGAGTTTGCCTCTAGCACTTGTTTTACATTTGCCCCAG CTGCTTGCATGACATGGGATTTAGCGGAGTCAGGCAAGCACTTCATTACAACTATCATCAATGGGTCTGATTTAGTGCCTACATTCTCAGCTGCTTCAGTTGATGACCTTCGCACTGAG GTTACAGCATCTTCATGGTTAAACGATTTGAGGGATCAGGTTGAACGCACTCGGGTCCTTAATGTTGTTTACCGTTCTGCTACTGCTCTGGGTTCACGCCTTCCCTCTATAGCTAGTGCAAAAGCCAGGGTTGCTGGTGCTGGTGCTGGTGCACTTCTTCGACCGGTTACAAGCAGCACTAAG GTTGTCATGAAGGGTGCACAGAATGTCGCTCAAGCTGTTGTCAGAAGCCGTTCATCTCTATCTTCATGGTCATGCATGGGTCCCCGTTGTCGTAATGTTGGTCCGGCATTGAATGCTAAAGGGGATGATATGACTGAAGCTTCAGTAGTATCAGAAAGAAGTTCTGAAGCTTTTGTGACTGAGGGGGATACAATAGATCCAGTACAAACAAGTGTGGAATGTAATTCCGGTGGTGGTTGTGGTGGTTCTGGCTGTGATGACACAGATGAAGACGAACCCCTGATTACAATGGATAGAGTTATTACTACATCAACCGTGGATGAAATCACAGGCGGTGAGTTGTGGTACGAACTAGAGAAGGAGCTTAAGAGGCGGGCAAGCGAGGTTGATCTTCAGGCCCGAGCGGAAGAAGCAGCTGTGGCGAAAGAAATAACGGAGGAAGAGACAGTTATAGCTGATACATCATCAGAAAGTAAAAAAACGGTATCTTCCTCGGATGCCTTGGAGAACCACCAGTTCTATCCCCCAGGCAGAATTATGCATATTGTTTCGATACCTTCATTGGATCCTAGTGGGAAGCTAGATGATGATGATGGCGACGGGGATGGGGATGGGTCGAATGATGAACGTGTTGGTATATACGAAACACCCAGAGAACTGTACAGTAAAATCAGGCTATCAAGAACCATGATCAATGATCATTATATGCCTATGTATAAGAAAATGATGGAATTGTTAATTAGTGAACTCCAAAAAGATGAAGCCAGTAACTATTGA
- the LOC107891856 gene encoding exopolygalacturonase: MASMRLLAIIAILVQGLVIGDSQEFPSFDPELAVAKVLEVAEGKVGPDVKIFNVVDFGAKPDGATTSTINFIRAFKEACNHNGRAMLVIPEGNFVVGSMLLSGPCTFQPPLMVQFAGNLLPQGSTVAAENADWITFMNFNGLFISGKGIINGQGEKKAWNSVCDGCRRQSASLKLIKLNDVLISGITSVNSKGFHMMISVCSNFVITNVNISAPDESPNTDGIHMSKTNKVRISDSIIGTGDDCVSMIHGTTNVTIENVKCGPGHGFSIGSLGHYEDEFDVFGITVRNCSLSHTENGARIKTYRNESPSKASGIIFQDLIMDNVKNPILIDQEYATIKGSVDSKVLISDVEFSNIRGTTISKIAIVLACSPTFPCQGITLKDIHLEYSGPPDHNEDTPFSSNCTNVKVNYIGEQMPPPCA, from the exons ATGGCTTCAATGAGGCTCCTTGCAATAATTGCCATTCTGGTTCAGGGCTTAGTTATTGGTGATTCTCAAGAGTTCCCTAGTTTCGATCCGGAACTAGCCGTAGCCAAAGTTTTGGAAGTTGCTGAAGGCAAGGTCGGCCctgatgttaaaatttttaatgtggTGGATTTCGGTGCCAAGCCCGATGGAGCCACCACTAGCACCATC AATTTTATTAGGGCATTCAAAGAAGCTTGCAATCACAATGGCCGTGCAATGCTGGTGATCCCTGAGGGAAATTTCGTAGTAGGATCGATGTTATTGTCCGGACCTTGCACTTTTCAACCTCCGTTGATGGTTCAATTCGCCGGAAACCTTTTGCCGCAAGGTTCAACGGTTGCGGCCGAAAATGCAGACTGGATCACATTCATGAACTTTAATGGCTTGTTCATAAGTGGAAAAGGTATCATCAATGGCCAAGGCGAGAAGAAGGCATGGAACTCTGTATGCGATGGTTGCCGTCGACAGTCTGCT AGTTTGAAGTTAATCAAGTTGAACGACGTGCTCATTAGTGGCATTACCTCCGTCAACTCTAAAGGGTTCCATATGATGATCAGCGTTTGCAGCAACTTCGTGATCACCAACGTTAATATATCGGCTCCGGATGAAAGCCCCAACACGGACGGCATTCACATGAGCAAAACAAATAAGGTCAGAATAAGCGACAGTATCATCGGCACTGGCGACGATTGTGTCTCAATGATCCATGGAACCACCAACGTCACCATTGAGAACGTCAAATGTGGCCCCGGACACGGTTTCAG TATTGGTAGTCTTGGACACTACGAAGATGAGTTCGATGTTTTTGGAATCACCGTGAGGAATTGCTCATTATCCCACACAGAAAATGGTGCAAGAATCAAAACATACAGAAATGAAAGTCCATCTAAAGCTTCAGGCATTATTTTCCAAGATCTCATCATGGACAATGTTAAGAACCCTATTCTCATCGATCAAGAATATGCAACGATTAAAGGCAGTGTG GACTCAAAAGTGCTCATCTCCGACGTTGAATTCTCAAACATCAGAGGAACAACAATAAGCAAAATTGCTATAGTCCTAGCTTGCAGCCCAACATTTCCATGCCAAGGCATTACCCTCAAGGACATTCACTTAGAGTATTCCGGTCCTCCCGATCATAATGAAGACACTCCCTTCAGTTCTAACTGCACCAACGTCAAAGTTAACTACATCGGCGAGCAGATGCCACCGCCCTGCGCTTAA